A portion of the Ricinus communis isolate WT05 ecotype wild-type chromosome 10, ASM1957865v1, whole genome shotgun sequence genome contains these proteins:
- the LOC8283994 gene encoding protein PTST homolog 3, chloroplastic isoform X2, whose protein sequence is MATLNQSTCFLSLSSHKLFLNQEECKIVSNTHHYRPRKDFNFCICSAKKSRGGRKVKSNVELCNDIREFVSAVGLPQGHVPSMKELSDHGRNDLAHIVRRRGYKLIRELLSNSVESELGGSNIKKSVDEVKDTITDSIYISEEGQDGKVEDVIEESALSTEVLIKDHSDSASINPECNSSVNNCMPIESSLDVSLNEVKSMDNINTSSTPSFNIEKQDQGVQLGAEDIALPAPSDFVEPQDREVLNMAEVNPLPTEVLITDNSHGSLNGYSGPNSNTKTCSPVKALDNASLEEKALNIAIDQDEKVNSMAEVISLRSEVSNLEYPANDGSMVLGLNYSNRNSMPVDPAANSLLEDKVAKFIQSGDLDAIEDETAEESKGSSEPENETEIQSETPTSENDKHADNGSNAPLALNGSISISKDVSPPMRANHPVRNDELPAEGLASFNVDKDLDVEISKRENHVEINHLKFMLHQKELELSHLKEQIEKEKIALSDLQNKAEMEIKKAQKLISEKDAELLAAEESLSGLMEVKIQYNGDGEIVEVAGSFNGWHHRIKMDPQPSSSVRDPAASRKSKLWSIMLWLYPGVYEIKFIVDGHWTIDPQGEMVTRGGICNNVLRVIG, encoded by the exons ATGGCAACACTTAATCAGTCTACttgctttctctctctttcttctcatAAGCTTTTCTTAAATCAAGAAGAATGCAAGATTGTCTCCAATACCCATCACTACCGACCTCGAAAAGATTTCAACTTTTGTATCTGTTCTGCCAAGAAATCCAG GGGAGGGAGAAAGGTAAAGAGCAATGTAGAGCTTTGCAATGACATCAGAGAGTTTGTATCAGCTGTTGGACTTCCACAGGGTCATGTTCCCTCAATGAAGGAGCTTTCTGATCATGGAAG GAATGATCTTGCACATATTGTGAGGCGGAGaggatataaattaataagagaaCTGCTTTCGAACTCTGTCGAATCAGAACTTGGTGGGTCCAATATAAAGAAAAGCGTTGATGAAGTAAAGGACACAATCACTGAtagcatatatatatcagAAG AGGGTCAGGATGGGAAGGTGGAAGATGTTATTGAAGAGAGTGCTTTGTCTACTGAAGTCCTCATCAAGGATCATTCTGACAGTGCCAGCATAAATCCTGAATGCAATTCCAGTGTCAACAATTGCATGCCCATAGAATCATCACTTGATGTGTCACTAAACGAGGTTAAAAGCATGGACAACATCAATACCTCTTCAACACCCTCATTCAATATAGAAAAACAGGATCAGGGGGTTCAACTTGGTGCTGAAGACATTGCCTTGCCAGCACCCTCTGATTTTGTAGAACCACAAGATAGGGAGGTCTTAAACATGGCTGAAGTCAATCCCTTGCCAACTGAAGTTTTAATTACGGATAATTCTCATGGTAGTTTGAATGGGTATTCTGGTCCCAATTCTAATACCAAAACCTGTTCGCCTGTAAAAGCTTTAGATAATGCCTCATTAGAGGAAAAGGCCTTAAACATAGCAATAGATCAGGATGAGAAGGTCAATAGTATGGCTGAAGTCATTTCATTGAGGAGTGAAGTATCAAACTTGGAATATCCTGCCAATGATGGTAGCATGGTTCTTGGTCTCAACTACAGCAATCGTAATAGCATGCCTGTGGATCCCGCAGCCAATTCATTATTGGAGGATAAGGTGGCAAAGTTTATTCAGAGTGGTGACTTGGACGCCATCGAGG ATGAGACTGCTGAAGAAAGCAAGGGATCTAGTGAACCAGAGAATGAGACTGAGATTCAGTCAGAAACCCCTACTTCAGAAAATGATAAACATGCTGATAATGGAAGTAATGCTCCTTTGGCATTGAATGGGAGTATATCAATATCCAAGGATGTCAGCCCTCCTATGAGGGCAAACCACCCTGTTAG GAATGATGAGTTGCCAGCTGAAGGTCTAGCCAGTTTTAATGTTGACAAGGATTTGGATGTAGAG ATAAGCAAAAGAGAGAATCATGTTGAGATTAATCATCTCAAATTCATGCTG CATCAAAAAGAGTTGGAACTGTCACATTTGAAGGAACAAATTGAGAAGGAAAAA ATTGCTTTATCTGATTTACAAAACAAGGCTGAAATGGagattaagaaagcccaaaaACTTATTTCAGAAAAAGATGCTGAACTGCTTGCTGCTGAAGAAAGCCTTTCTGGATTAATGGAG GTTAAGATCCAATACAATGGGGATGGTGAAATTGTGGAAGTGGCAGGCAGCTTCAATGGTTGGCATCATCGAATTAAAATGGATCCTCAGCCATCTTCTAGTGTCAGAGATCCTGCTGCATCAAG GAAATCTAAACTTTGGTCGATTATGCTGTGGCTATATCCTGGTGTCTATGAG ATAAAATTCATTGTTGATGGCCACTGGACGATTGATCCTCAAGGAGAGATGGTTACCAGGGGAGGAATTTGTAACAATGTTCTCCGAGTTATTGGATGA
- the LOC8283994 gene encoding protein PTST homolog 3, chloroplastic isoform X1, translating to MATLNQSTCFLSLSSHKLFLNQEECKIVSNTHHYRPRKDFNFCICSAKKSRGGRKVKSNVELCNDIREFVSAVGLPQGHVPSMKELSDHGRNDLAHIVRRRGYKLIRELLSNSVESELGGSNIKKSVDEVKDTITDSIYISEEGQDGKVEDVIEESALSTEVLIKDHSDSASINPECNSSVNNCMPIESSLDVSLNEVKSMDNINTSSTPSFNIEKQDQGVQLGAEDIALPAPSDFVEPQDREVLNMAEVNPLPTEVLITDNSHGSLNGYSGPNSNTKTCSPVKALDNASLEEKALNIAIDQDEKVNSMAEVISLRSEVSNLEYPANDGSMVLGLNYSNRNSMPVDPAANSLLEDKVAKFIQSGDLDAIEDNVYAILDETAEESKGSSEPENETEIQSETPTSENDKHADNGSNAPLALNGSISISKDVSPPMRANHPVRNDELPAEGLASFNVDKDLDVEISKRENHVEINHLKFMLHQKELELSHLKEQIEKEKIALSDLQNKAEMEIKKAQKLISEKDAELLAAEESLSGLMEVKIQYNGDGEIVEVAGSFNGWHHRIKMDPQPSSSVRDPAASRKSKLWSIMLWLYPGVYEIKFIVDGHWTIDPQGEMVTRGGICNNVLRVIG from the exons ATGGCAACACTTAATCAGTCTACttgctttctctctctttcttctcatAAGCTTTTCTTAAATCAAGAAGAATGCAAGATTGTCTCCAATACCCATCACTACCGACCTCGAAAAGATTTCAACTTTTGTATCTGTTCTGCCAAGAAATCCAG GGGAGGGAGAAAGGTAAAGAGCAATGTAGAGCTTTGCAATGACATCAGAGAGTTTGTATCAGCTGTTGGACTTCCACAGGGTCATGTTCCCTCAATGAAGGAGCTTTCTGATCATGGAAG GAATGATCTTGCACATATTGTGAGGCGGAGaggatataaattaataagagaaCTGCTTTCGAACTCTGTCGAATCAGAACTTGGTGGGTCCAATATAAAGAAAAGCGTTGATGAAGTAAAGGACACAATCACTGAtagcatatatatatcagAAG AGGGTCAGGATGGGAAGGTGGAAGATGTTATTGAAGAGAGTGCTTTGTCTACTGAAGTCCTCATCAAGGATCATTCTGACAGTGCCAGCATAAATCCTGAATGCAATTCCAGTGTCAACAATTGCATGCCCATAGAATCATCACTTGATGTGTCACTAAACGAGGTTAAAAGCATGGACAACATCAATACCTCTTCAACACCCTCATTCAATATAGAAAAACAGGATCAGGGGGTTCAACTTGGTGCTGAAGACATTGCCTTGCCAGCACCCTCTGATTTTGTAGAACCACAAGATAGGGAGGTCTTAAACATGGCTGAAGTCAATCCCTTGCCAACTGAAGTTTTAATTACGGATAATTCTCATGGTAGTTTGAATGGGTATTCTGGTCCCAATTCTAATACCAAAACCTGTTCGCCTGTAAAAGCTTTAGATAATGCCTCATTAGAGGAAAAGGCCTTAAACATAGCAATAGATCAGGATGAGAAGGTCAATAGTATGGCTGAAGTCATTTCATTGAGGAGTGAAGTATCAAACTTGGAATATCCTGCCAATGATGGTAGCATGGTTCTTGGTCTCAACTACAGCAATCGTAATAGCATGCCTGTGGATCCCGCAGCCAATTCATTATTGGAGGATAAGGTGGCAAAGTTTATTCAGAGTGGTGACTTGGACGCCATCGAGG ATAATGTCTATGCCATATTAGATGAGACTGCTGAAGAAAGCAAGGGATCTAGTGAACCAGAGAATGAGACTGAGATTCAGTCAGAAACCCCTACTTCAGAAAATGATAAACATGCTGATAATGGAAGTAATGCTCCTTTGGCATTGAATGGGAGTATATCAATATCCAAGGATGTCAGCCCTCCTATGAGGGCAAACCACCCTGTTAG GAATGATGAGTTGCCAGCTGAAGGTCTAGCCAGTTTTAATGTTGACAAGGATTTGGATGTAGAG ATAAGCAAAAGAGAGAATCATGTTGAGATTAATCATCTCAAATTCATGCTG CATCAAAAAGAGTTGGAACTGTCACATTTGAAGGAACAAATTGAGAAGGAAAAA ATTGCTTTATCTGATTTACAAAACAAGGCTGAAATGGagattaagaaagcccaaaaACTTATTTCAGAAAAAGATGCTGAACTGCTTGCTGCTGAAGAAAGCCTTTCTGGATTAATGGAG GTTAAGATCCAATACAATGGGGATGGTGAAATTGTGGAAGTGGCAGGCAGCTTCAATGGTTGGCATCATCGAATTAAAATGGATCCTCAGCCATCTTCTAGTGTCAGAGATCCTGCTGCATCAAG GAAATCTAAACTTTGGTCGATTATGCTGTGGCTATATCCTGGTGTCTATGAG ATAAAATTCATTGTTGATGGCCACTGGACGATTGATCCTCAAGGAGAGATGGTTACCAGGGGAGGAATTTGTAACAATGTTCTCCGAGTTATTGGATGA
- the LOC8283993 gene encoding cytochrome P450 94B3 codes for MEPLSLPLLLLLFFLCFCLYLRSSQNKPTKNGFKNYPILGALPDFLKNRHRFLDWTTEVLSCCPTNTSVFRRPGKVHGVITANPLNVEHILKTKFENYPKGERFISLLEDFLGQGIFNTDGELWRVQRKTASYEFNTKSLRNFAMENVKVELSTRLVPILARASGMNQVLDLQEMLERFAFDNICKLAFNVDPGCLGGDGTACGEFMQAFEEATTLSSARFMYALPFLWKFNKFFLLGPERTLKRSIKIVHEFADEIIQSRLAQNRDKQDQDLLSRFIGDGDNSLDFLRDIVISFILAGRDTTSSALSWFFWQLSLNPHVERKILEELEAIRARNGKNIGETYSFEELRDMHYLQAAISETLRLYPPVPVDTKACKNDDYLPDGTFVGKRWFITYHTYAMGRMESIWGKNCCEFVPERWLDDGICRQESPFKFPVFHAGPRMCLGKDMAYIQMKSIAASVVERFHIDVQNKDKCPEHLLAMTLRMKDGLHVKVKERCSSDYRAPRI; via the coding sequence ATGGAACCCTTATCCCTTCCACTTCTTCTcttacttttctttctctgcTTCTGTCTCTATCTTCGCTCTTCGCAAAACAAACCAACCAAGAACGGCTTCAAAAACTACCCTATACTAGGAGCTTTACCTGATTTCTTGAAAAACCGCCACCGTTTTCTTGATTGGACAACTGAAGTTCTCAGCTGCTGTCCGACCAACACCTCTGTCTTTCGCCGTCCCGGTAAAGTCCATGGAGTCATCACTGCGAACCCTTTAAACGTTGAACATATTCTCAAGACTAAGTTTGAGAACTACCCAAAGGGAGAACGGTTCATATCCCTTCTCGAAGACTTTCTTGGCCAAGGAATCTTCAACACTGATGGAGAACTGTGGAGAGTCCAAAGGAAGACGGCAAGCTATGAGTTCAACACCAAGTCACTTAGAAACTTTGCCATGGAAAATGTTAAGGTTGAGCTTTCGACAAGACTGGTCCCAATCCTTGCAAGAGCTTCAGGAATGAACCAAGTGTTGGATTTGCAAGAGATGTTAGAGAGATTTGCGTTTGATAATATATGTAAACTTGCTTTTAATGTTGATCCTGGCTGCCTTGGGGGCGATGGAACTGCTTGTGGTGAGTTTATGCAGGCCTTTGAAGAAGCTACCACTCTCAGCTCCGCAAGATTCATGTATGCTCTTCCATTCTTGTGGAAATTCAACAAGTTCTTCCTTTTAGGACCAGAAAGAACACTCAAAAGATCAATTAAGATCGTCCATGAATTCGCCGATGAGATCATACAGTCGAGACTAGCTCAAAATAGGGACAAGCAAGACCAAGATCTACTGTCTCGTTTCATCGGAGACGGGGACAACTCGCTAGATTTCCTTAGAGATATTGTTATAAGCTTCATTCTTGCAGGCAGAGACACCACATCTTCAGCTTTGAGCTGGTTCTTTTGGCAACTGTCGTTAAACCCACatgtagaaagaaaaatactgGAAGAACTTGAAGCCATCAGAGCGAGAAACGGCAAAAACATTGGTGAAACTTACAGCTTCGAAGAACTGCGGGATATGCATTATCTACAAGCGGCTATTTCAGAAACGTTAAGATTGTATCCACCTGTACCAGTGGACACAAAAGCTTGCAAGAATGATGACTATTTGCCGGACGGCACGTTTGTGGGAAAGCGTTGGTTTATAACATACCACACATATGCAATGGGCAGAATGGAGAGTATATGGGGCAAGAATTGCTGCGAATTTGTGCCTGAAAGATGGCTAGACGATGGGATTTGCAGACAAGAGAGCCCATTTAAGTTTCCAGTGTTCCATGCTGGGCCAAGAATGTGTTTAGGTAAAGATATGGCCTATATTCAAATGAAATCCATAGCAGCTTCTGTGGTAGAGAGGTTCCATATTGATGTACAGAACAAAGACAAATGCCCCGAGCATCTGTTGGCTATGACTCTGAGGATGAAGGATGGGTTGCACGTGAAGGTGAAGGAAAGATGTAGCTCTGATTATAGAGCTCCAAGAATTTGA
- the LOC8283991 gene encoding E3 ubiquitin-protein ligase RFWD3: MAEPYNSYEENADRFELDRNDVDNEEELPRVSRNLIRPLIMGGRININVEEEEEEEEDDDYDDYDDEEDEEEEKERNKRRRVERERDNSYNSNGEAAGQSSQGNRNEIEGLFCPICMDAWTSEGDHHICCLPCGHLFGLSCISKWLKQNRSKAKCPQCNRKCTLKDVRKLFAPRLAVVDEESQKTIQSLEVKCAALEKKGADWCKMESEWQKREADLQHKINQLTQRTNYLEHLLGDVESRSTVLVTGSRSYQEHFIPGSSSSNFCSQASSSRVVLEKELPVDGARLFDMDALGQILLLARRFPKIGSHVLTKMNLLPPHETEDILLPSNMKIIKDLHISPFNRSHALCASLGKNLSVLSMESNCVILSCNLPAPAWSCSWDLNSSHYIYAGLQNGSLLAFDIRQTGREVESRLGLTNNPIHTLHSLQDNSSSGARRLLSASSVGICQWNFDNTEERPFLIPETANQGVCISVAYCPSTDDIVATYRPRVEISNEMAVSQPPLTPSPVIGQGVLGSHLHLKRTDDKYQELGTASATISNIRLPKSVIVDMENRKPLFAAGDEASCGLILQELPSFSYAQRLKSHKHLICDVKYKRTLSLGLVGCLSEDTLQLFSSKLT, from the exons ATGGCGGAACCCTATAATTCATACGAAGAAAACGCCGACAGATTTGAGCTAGATAGAAACGACGTCGACAATGAGGAGGAACTGCCTAGGGTTTCACGCAACCTCATTCGACCTTTGATTATGGGtggaagaataaatataaatgtagaagaagaagaagaagaagaagaagatgatgattaTGATGATTATGATGAtgaggaagatgaagaagaagaaaaagagagaaataagcGGAGAAGAGTAGAGCGCGAAAGAGATAATAGCTATAATAGTAATGGAGAAGCAGCAGGACAGAGTTCTCAGGGGAACCGAAATGAAATCGAGGGACTTTTTTGCCCTATTTGCATGGATGCTTGGACTAGTGAAGGTGACCACCATATCTG CTGTCTGCCTTGTGGTCACTTGTTCGGATTGTCTTGCATTAGCAAATGGTTGAAACAAAATCGAAGTAAGGCTAAG TGTCCCCAATGCAATAGGAAGTGTACATTAAAGGATGTTAGGAAACTCTTTGCTCCTAGACTTGCTGTGGTTGATGAAGAATCTCAgaag ACAATTCAATCTCTAGAGGTTAAATGTGCTGCTCTTGAGAAGAAG GGTGCAGATTGGTGTAAAATGGAATCTGAATGGCAAAAGAGAGAAGCTGACTTGCaacataaaattaaccaaCTTACACAG AGGACAAATTATTTGGAGCATTTATTAGGGGATGTGGAGAGCAGGTCAACTGTATTAGTCACTGGTAGTAGGAGCTATCAAGAACACTTTATACCTG GAAGTAGCAGCTCAAATTTTTGCAGTCAAGCATCTTCCAGCAGAGTTGTATTAGAG AAAGAGTTGCCAGTGGATGGTGCACGTCTATTTGATATGGATGCGTTGggtcaaattttattacttgCTCGAAGGTTCCCTAAGATTGGGTCACATGTCCTTACTAAA ATGAACTTGCTACCCCCACATGAAACTGAAGATATTTTGCTTCCttctaatatgaaaattataaaggaCCTACACATTTCTCCTTTTAATAGAAGTCATGCGCTTTGTGCTTCCCTGGGCAAGAACTTATCAGTTCTCAG TATGGAAAGCAACTGTGTCATCCTTTCCTGCAATTTGCCA GCTCCTGCATGGTCATGTTCCTGGGATCTCAACAGCTCACATTACATTTATGCCGGATTACAG AATGGCTCGCTTTTGGCATTTGATATACGTCAGACTGGGAGGGAAGTAGAATCCAGGTTGGGGCTTACAAACAACCCAATTCATACCTTGCACTCCCTTCAAGATAACTCCTCTTCTGGTGCTAGAAGACTGCTGTCTGCTTCCTCCGTTGGTATATGCCAGTGGAACTTCGACAATACTGAAGAAAG GCCTTTTTTGATTCCTGAAACAGCAAATCAAGGAGTTTGTATATCCGTTGCTTATTGTCCTAGCACTGACGACATTGTTGCTACATATCGACCTAGAGTTGAAATATCTAATGAGATGGCTGTTTCTCAGCCGCCGCTCACTCCTTCCCCTGTTATTGGACAAGGAGTACTGGGTTCTCATCTTCATTTGAAGAGAACGGATGACAAGTATCAAGAATTAGGTACTGCATCTGCCACCATAAGTAATATTCGACTGCCTAAATCTGTGATCGTGGACATGGAGAACCGGAAGCCGCTATTTGCAGCTGGGGATGAAGCATCATGTGGATTGATCTTGCAAGAGTTGCCATCTTTTTCATATGCTCAACGTCTTAAATCACACAAGCATCTTATTTGTgatgttaaatataaaagaaccCTAAGCCTTGGTTTAGTGGGCTGTTTAAGTGAGGACACATTACAGCTTTTCAGTAGCAAGCTAACGTAA